In one window of Juglans regia cultivar Chandler chromosome 3, Walnut 2.0, whole genome shotgun sequence DNA:
- the LOC108997620 gene encoding thioredoxin-like protein AAED1, chloroplastic, producing the protein MATSLSTTLSTNNLYSNGITNPTSTVHLLPGLSPNRTLIISTIPKHLKYTTSFSPRQTLVLTFAILGSPDTASVLDMVKVFDLSGNAIPISDWWTDRKVVMAFNRHFGCVFCCKRADNLAAKKDIMDESSMALVVIGPGSIEQEHFEKTKLKGVYADPTHSWYEALQFVLGVSTTFTPKAGLKIIQLYMDGEQVWKLSFEKDTVTRGGWQQGGIIFVGFGKTNISFVRKGKEAGDDPNIKDILKACCS; encoded by the exons ATGGCGACTTCTCTGTCTACCACACTTTCGACCAATAATCTCTACTCCAACGGGATCACCAACCCGACTTCGACAGTACATCTGCTTCCTGGCCTATCACCCAATCGCACTCTCATAATTTCTACGATTCCCAAACACCTCAAGTATACAACCAGTTTCTCACCACGGCAAACCCTCGTCTTGACTTTTGCAATATTGGGTTCTCCTG ATACCGCAAGTGTGCTAGACATGGTGAAAGTGTTCGATTTGAGTGGAAACGCGATTCCGATTTCTGATTGGTGGACAGATAGGAAAGTTGTCATGGCATTTAATCGCCATTTCGGGT GTGTCTTTTGTTGCAAACGAGCTGATAATCTTGCCGCCAAGAAG GATATAATGGATGAATCAAGTATGGCTTTGGTTGTAATTGGACCTGGTAGTATTGA GCAAGAGCATTTtgagaaaacaaaattgaaaggaG tttatGCTGACCCGACCCACTCGTGGTATGAGGCTTTACAATTTGTCTTAGGAGTTTCAACTACATTCACTCCTAAA GCAGGTCTCAAGATAATACAGTTATACATGGATGGTGAACAAGTTTGGAAGCTTTCATTTGAAAAGGACACAGTGACTAGAGGTGGTTG GCAGCAAGGTGGAATTATATTTGTAGGTTTTGGAAAAACTAACATCTCGTTCGTTCGAAAGGGA AAAGAAGCAGGGGATGATCCTAATATCAAAGATATTTTGAAAGCCTGTTGTTCATGA